CAGTGAGCTCGGAGCACAGGGCCCCTGGGGCCTGTTCTCGTCAACCGACGCCACCTGGAGGAGAGTGAAGTCATTGCTACAGTGGTTCAATTAGCGTTGTTGTTCATTTTATAGCAAAActacattgtgtttttgtcttcgTTACTTCACAGCCTCTAAGAAATGTTTGTATGGAACCTCTTCCGATTGGTTAATAGCGATTGGCTCAGGACCCAGTGAGGAAAGTGGCTGGGAGATGAAAACGAGCGTCTTCCGTCACCTCGGCCTTTCACGGGTCCTTTTTCTCCCTGAAGTGAAATTTAAAACACTGCTGCTTGTGTTTCGGTTGGCAGCAGCTTCACAAGCCTCTTCCCCGCTGCTTGTCAGTGCTCCAGCTGTTGGCTCGCCCGCCCGCGAGCGCTCCATCCAAACGGTGCACTAGACGCTGCCTAATGGTTGGTATTCTCGGGCACACGTCATGCGGGATTAGATGCAGATGTGACCTGCGGACGTGGAAAAACATCAGTCACATGCGCATCTAGAACAGCTGAAAAATGGGATTTCTGTCTTAAATGTTGGAagtgaaaaatgcaaacacaaaaccaaagtCGCTGATTTATATGTAACCGAAGGAGTTGAACGCATCAGTGAACTCAACCGACGGAGCAAGAAGATTCATTCCTGATCGAGGAAATTGGtagtttgacaaaaacattctCATCCCGACGCCTCGCGACCTTTCATCAGAGTTGATGGAATCATATCATATACGACCTTAATATCTGATCTTTAGTTTTCACTCGGACGCGAAATGCTTCCATAGGAAATCGGCTTGAGTTGGGTCAATTTTGTTCACTGATTAGTTCGGTTCTACTTGAGAAAGcaagtttttatttgtaataagCTCCAGAGGCTACACGTCGTTGTcgtttttcatttacagtatgacatgaaggcagcattcactgtagagtttatgtaaatacaatttttttgtatccccttaaagctacagtgtaatatttggcggcatctggtggtgaagttgcaaacagCAACAAACCAACATGTTACTATTATtaacagttatggacaatatgttcaatatgCTGTTAATAAGTTATTGTGAATATTAcactgtagcttttttttttttacaaatgtgtatATTAAGTGGTCGATATAGTTTTGATTTCCACAAAATTAATTGCAAAGACATTAACACTCCGTGGCGAAATGTGTTGTCAAAATGTACAGATTGGAACATGACGACATAATGTACCTTATTTTCAGCCTCCATAGTGAATATCGGGAATCATCCGCCTGCGGCGAATCCCAGTGGTTTGCCACCTGAGGCaccaacaaaaagagaaactacACAAATCATgatcaaaaaacaacatctccccaaaactttatttttttaccaagtAAATCAAAACTaatgtgaatgtaaatatgaaaatgtttctgtctgtaaatatgtgaaataaagactgtaaaaagaagaaaaggaagaaaaggaatcGTTGTGAGAGCGGAGACGAGTTCTGTTTCCGTCGGTCGTTCCTGATTTTCTCATATTCGGTCCCTTCGTCAGTCGTTCCGCTGATTGATCAGCTTCAATACTAAATATAGAAATCAATATCTGAAATTGTTCTTACAAAACTTAAAATCCCACTGAGGATGTAAAGaaatttacaatattttaaatccatttgattagttgttttttttaaagttagtttaatatttatatatatgtatatttatacaaggagaaatatgttttgtcaaacctgttgaaatatatatttttttaaaacaacacataaatacacatttagtAGTGATGGCGATGTTAAAGTTGCATGACAGATTAAAGGacttgataaaataaataaagttgtaaaaaaaaaaggcagataaaCATAAACCTTGGAACATCTACGGTGGTgttctgccccctgctggtgagtATCACACACTGCAACACGGATCTCCACATCGCCCTCTAGTGCACAACTGGCAACACTACGACGACAACAAAGATTCAGACAAATGGCCACAAATAATCACACGACACCTGTTGGGTaagtttttgattttctttcttttttgtggaaATATGTTACAGTTATATTACAGGTATTTAAATGCCCCGAGGGAGAACAAAAGCCGTTTCTGGAGACACCGGGAACTAACGCTAAGAAGACGAATTAGACGAAGACGACAAATTAAACGGAGACAGAGCGGAAACAGTCCAAACTGTAATCTTCCGACAGACTTCGACGACAGGCAGAGTGGAGGAAAACTGAAGTGTCAGGACACGGTCCAATAAATACTGCAGATGTTGTGGTGAAcacaactgtttttgttttttttgaaaggaaaagaaaatgaacaaacgGGGGGAGGGAGTTCTCCTCCTTCAGTCCTTTGTGGAGTTTTTAGCAGCATGTGTGTAGCTTTCGGAAACCGAACGCAGCGCGGGGAGCCGGCTCTCCGCCGGAGAGATTCTGACACAGAAAGGAACACAGgggtttcacaaaaaaaatttaaaatattaaaagtgtGTGGGTCAGTGTGAGAAAGTGCTTCATACAAGAACCTGGAGATAGACGCCTTGTCTTCCGTCAGCCGCACCGGTTGGTTGAGATTAGAAAACAAACTTGTTAGTAGGATATCAACAAGACAAAATCCAAAACGGACCCGTGCCGTTAAAACTTCACTGCTGGTTCATTTGCAGTTAAAACAGataaatcaatttaattttcttttacgttccaagtttttttttgtatcatttcatattttgaattTCCTCCTGTGTGAAAACGTTCCGGCGGAATGCAGATCCGCTCCGGCTCACCGGCTCCTGTCGCTAGTAACGTAACTTATAAAATGTTGatcagaaaatgtttaatgGAACCTGGTCAGTCCACGTACAAAAAGTTCTGTCCGTTATATATAAATTACACCGgtctctgatgatgatgatgttcctCTCCAAACCGCCACCTTtccccctcaaacacacacacacacacacacgcacatgcacactcacactctctctctctcacactcacacacacacacacacacgcctgagCTACACAACATGCTCTACACGTCACCCACAGTAGGGGAGAGAACGAAAACAGAAACGATCCGCACTGAAATTAAATctctgcacatacagtaaacgctacatctcctctttcctttttcctttgtctctcccGCGCTGCATCCGTCATGCCATGACCACGAGCGCAGTGCAGTTCCGTCTCCGGCTGGTGACCCTCGCTGCCGCCTGTCACTGTAGCTGCCTTGTTCTGGCGCCGCCGCGTTACGACACGATGGTTGATGCCCAGTGGGCGGGGcaaggggggtgtgtgtgtgttctgtgtgtgtgtgtgcacgataCGACTGAACGGAAGAAAGGGGCGCAGCCTCAACAGTCAAACCGCATCTCCAGTGAGTCGTCAAAGCCCCTGCTGTCGTGCCCCGCCCCCGACAGGAAGGCTGTGGCGGGCGCCCCCGTGGCCGTGGCCACGTTGAGGAGGGCGCTGCCCGGGGAGCTGGTGGCCGGGCCGCGTAGCGCCGCTGCCGTGATGCTGGTGAGGTTGATCCCCAGCGTGAGGCGGGTCTGCTCCAGCGCCTTCTCCGGCACGGCAAAGGCCTCCAGCTTCTTCTCCCCGTTGGCCATGTAGGAGTTCTGGCAGCCGCGGCAGATGCAGTCCAGACATGCCTACgaagagacaacaacaacaacaataatcgATAACAGAATGGTTACTGATAAAAAGCTAAAATGATGATGACCAGGAGTCGTGACAACGTGGTTCTCACCTTGCGGTTGGAGTAGCAGGGGCAGCGCTGCCCCCTACAGGTCAACACAGAGGGGTTCTGCGTGGCTCTGCCGCACTTGCAGCCCTTCTTCTCCACGGGCTTCTTGTACAGTGGCTTTGAGGGGCTGGGTGGGTGCGTCAGCGGGTGtgcgtgggggtgggggggcaccCGGTCGCGGGGCTGCGCGCGGGGCTTGGGGGCACCTTGCCGGGCCTTGGTATAAGCCTTCTTGGCGGCCCCGTGATGCTCCACAGTCTTTTTAAGTGCCTTGTTGGAGACGAGCACGGCCTTCCCCACTTTGAGGGGGCCGCCGTTCGGCACCGGGGCCAGGTGGGGGTGCGGCAAGGCCGCAGGGAATCTGGGCTCCTGTTTGGTGGTGGCACCGGGGTTAGGGTGGTGGGGGGAGCTGTTGGCACCGAGGGGAGACCCTCGCAGCAGGCTGGAGATGGGGAGTGGCTGCACCTTTTCGCTGTCGCTTTCCGAGCGCGAGCGCTTGCGGTGGCACCGAGGGGGGGCTCGTGGGACGACCGTGCAGGGCTGAGGTGGAGGCTGCAGGGAGGGCTGTGGGTGAGACTGGAGGGGGCGAGGGCTGTTTTCCGGGGGATGGGAGGGGATGAGGCGGGAGGAAACCGGGCCGGAAGGGCAATGCGGCCCGTTGAGGCCCGACTGAGGGCAGTCCGGCTCAGGCGTGGGGTCAGGGTCAGTGTCCGTCTCCAGAGTCCTGAGCACCTCCTCAACGCTCAGCAGCAGCGGCCCCCCGCCGTGTTTCAGGTCGTCCCCGAAAGTGCTGATGTCACAAAGCCCCGCCTCCCCAGTTCCTgtgacgctcacacacacagggatcTCCCCCGCAAAGCTTTCCTGCTTGACAACATCGCTGCCCGTTTCTATGGTGATGGGTTGCAGGGAGTCCGAACTAACGAGGCCGTTACAATCGTGCAGTCCGTTAACGCTTGCGGTGCTCAGCTCCTCCCCCTTGAGCTCCTTTGAAGGCGGAGCTTCGTTGGGATGGAACACGTCAGAGGTGGAGGCCGCGTGCGACGGCCCGACCGAATCCGAAACATCCTCGACCTCCGGCTCGCTCTCCACCAACGTCAGGCCCTCGTTGAGGACGGCCTGCAGGTCTGGCGAGTCTCCGGCGGCGCTGGCTATGTGCGGCGCGAGCGGAGACTGGGTGATGTAGAGGCAGAGCTTCCTGTAGCAGTGGACAAGCAGGGAGAGCTGCCGGTTCTCCTCGAAGCGAGAATAGTCCTTGCACCAGCTGCAGGAGGGCTTCAGTTGCATCCTCTGACCCTTACAGCCTCGACACACATAGTGCTGACATGACGAGTCGGTGGGAGCGATGGGGTCCTGCAGCAGGTTACCTGAAGGACGAGAGCGGTtcgagaaaaataaatacatttggaaACGTTAACATCAAAAGATTTCACACTGCAGACGAGATTACACCGATGATTAATTCACTCTCTCTCAAAGGAATCCAGAAAAGGCAGCCAACGTAAACACGGCAATAAATCTGACAAAGCATCCAGCCccgtgttgttttaaaaaaagaaaagaaactattGCTTCCTCGTTTTGCGGCGGCTTCCTAAACCGACATGCACTTGTAAAAACCTGAGTGGTGCCTGGCAACGTGCCAGACTTGGCTGACAACCGCTCTTTGAGAGGAGCTTCCTTAGCAACGCTGATCACTAGGGAGTGCAGCTGCAGataggaagagggggaaaaaacaaaaacaagcatgaAGGTCCATTCATACGAAACAACCCAccatacacacactctgtcacGGTCCCGCGTGACGAATCAACCGCAGTGTCTATATTGAAAGCGGTGTATCGACTGCGTTCGTATTGATCTATTATTTATGGAGAACAGTGGAGATAAGTATATATCACTTTTACCTCACACCAAGCTAggggaaatataaaataaatcaaatatgaatCCATATACATTTACTGACACACGAGCGTCTTCTGCAGagctacaaaaaaacaacaacaacatgaaaagcACAGTATTGTCTGCACACTGCAACTAAGGAAGAGCCGCTGCAATATGTATGAGGAGTGAAACCCtgtgttttaaatataaaatgccATATTAAATCAAAGACGATCTTTATTTACAACCTAACACAAGACAACGGACCGCACACAAAAGAACTGAACTGCAGCCAGTGTTATCTCGCGCCTTTAAATGGCCCTCTGGGATATGAAGATGCGTTTAAATgcagttaatatatatatataaaaaaccgTTCCCTTCACCTTGATTTATGCCATTAtagtttatttatataaaaatgattgTGGTGAGGAGGATCAGCTGCACAAACATCCAGCCTCTGCTCTTCAACGTGATCAACACAGAGAGGGGGTGTGTCACGGTGGGTGGAGCCGGGGACCGCGGTGCGTTCACGGCGCCTTCGGAGAATCTCCACCGCTGTCAACATTTTATTAACAGGATTTAGCCGCATGgccaaaataaaagtcttaCAGACACTTATTTCTATCTAGAGAAATATTCTCCCCTTGTTTGTTTGGATGAAGAGTAACAGCATGTTAAAAAGGTGATAGCAAAACAGTAATATCATATTTAATTTGAGTTagattgcaataaaaaaaagagaagacaacttttacataacaataaaaaaaagaaaataagaagatAAACCACTCTGGGCTTGAAGGGATATAAACTTATGTTAATCTCAAAGTTCTCATTATGCAGGATAACAGCTTCaagttcttttttaaatttgtatgaCAAAagattattatatatacaatatacatgtatattatataataacatTGGGCTGGCCTGTCAACTTTTCTTTAATGGCACAAAACAGTAATATCTTCATTAtttgatgaaatatattttcGTAGATATCTTATTTCATTGTTACCCAAATTTTTACTTTAATGTCCccaattaagaaaaaaacattctacaAATAGACGGAAATTGAACATATGATTCTGTGTATAATGCTCAGCATGATCCTAATTGTGAATGCTCATAACTGTGCCTAACTAGAGCAATAACTTATACATATAAATCAATATCTTTTTGTTTACGATCGACAACTGATCTTGAAAAGGTGTCGATGCTGACAATTCCAACTGTCCGCGAAAGCAGCATCATTTAAAGGCTCGCTCTCACAGCTGACAACAACGtctcccaaaacacacacacacacacacacacacacacacacacgttattaaatcaaataaaaccatatATGATAAACATGAACTATGTTAATCATCACACGTACCACAGACCAGGCAGGACAGGGACTGGCGGAAGAACGGCAGCAGCTTGCAGAGCTCCGCGAGGGCCCGCGGGTCTCGGGGGTCGCACTGCAGCACCGAGCGGCTCGCGGACACGTAGAGAGAGGTCGCATTCACCGGGTTCATCTCAGCTGCCTGGcttccccccccacccccccaccccgggGGGCTCCAAGTCCGGTTCCCCGGGCCCGGGTTCCGGGGGGATCCGGGTCCGTTACTCTGCACTGATGCGTTCAAACGCGAGGGGACACAAAGTGGCCGCGACTCCCCCCTCGTGCTCCGGAAGGTGAAAGTGATCGTTTCTGTCGCGGGGGTCCGGCGGCTCCGAGGAGAGCATCGATGGATGCCACGGGTTCAGTTCGCCGTCGGCAAATCccacgtacgcacgcacgcacacagcagcgtgtgtgagtgtgtgtgtgtgtgtgtgtgtgatcgggGGGTTACTCATCCCCCGAGTCACATCCAATCCATCCTCCGCGGCTCCCGGCTCTGAGGGGACCGCTGCCGATTAAAAGCTGCAGCGACAAACCATGCATAAAAAAGATCCGTCGTCGGTTCATCCAAGGCGGCGGAGACAAAGCATCGCGTGGcgccttttccccttttccacaGCCGGTTAGCTGCTaccagcagcggcggcagctcTGAGATTCAAACTGGGGCTTTCGTGACTCCGGTCTGCGGTGCTCTCCTCCCCGCCCCAGTATTCCATAGTCCACATTGCATGCTCGTCCCGGGGCTTCACGTCGGTCCAGAGctggttgttgttattgttatgatCATCCCACACCGCTGCATCCGTGTCGCCTCTCCCCGTCCGCAGCGCCCCCAGCCAGGCTCGTCCACACCGCCGGTGTTATTGTTCGCGGATGTtcatggcggcggcggcggcggcggctcgaaaacaaaacaggccGCCGCGGCTTCAAGTGgttccccgcctcctcctcctcctccggggaGAAGCGCGCAGAACGTGGACGGGAACAAGGAGGAAGGGAGGTTGCAGTTATTGGAACATTAATAATGTCGAAGCTCCGACGCGTCTTTCGGCGCAGAGGAGGAACGAGCCAGCGGAAGCACCGGGCTCGAGTTACAGTGCTAGCCGCCCGAGCCGCACCGGGAGCCGGCTACAAAAGCAAGGCCGCCCCCTCCCGTCCTCGGGATTAGCGGGACTCTTTCGCCGCTGTCGCTACTCGCCTCGGCGGGAATGTAGCGAGGGGGAAACACGAGTGTGTATGTTGTGAATTACGTCCTCCTGCGGCTTGTTGGTGGACTTCCGGAGGAACGGCGGAGACCGAGGGAGAATTGAATCCGCGTCCGTGCACCTTGCTATCGTTAGCCGCGGAGCAGCCGTCTCACCTCCCGTCGcttctccacacacaaacacgggggCGCTGTTGCGCCAAGTCTCGCGAGAGCACACGACGcggttcatttaaaaaaagaaaaaaaagaaggatgacGTCAGAGTTAACGGTTCGAATATTTTTTCGAGCTAATATCCGAAAACTTTActcaaacttttctttaaaatatatagtttagttgtaaattcctttttttaaatccgctTATTAATTTTTAGtagttaagaaaaaaaggacaaaattgtataaaaatataaatatccaTTGGAGGTTCATGGAAAGGTAGTGATTCATATATCAActtatacatatacacacacacacatatatacacacacacacatacacacacatatatacacacaaacacacacacacacacacacacacacacatatacatatatacacacacataaacatacatatatatacatatatacacacaaatatatgttgATATATTAATCAATTTCTTTtctaaatgtatgtatatataaatatatatgtatatactatATGTATATAGTCAATAAGCTTCATGTGTTTTCAATCATGGTTAttgctcttaaaataattaattgtagGTCACAACCCTTTTATGTACAATGACACAGTAACttcccattaaaaaaatactgcacaCTCATTCAATATTGTCGtgttaaaaagaaatccatcTGTCACGGTTCTCACTTgaaatgatgacatgatgataacATCATCCATGTCCCTGAGTCACGAAGCcaagtttcttttaaaaattgtttcaCAACTTTCCGATGACTTTATATCTGTTGTTCGCATTtcaccttttgttttgtccgtttGTTCGTTCTTTATCTCTGTTGTACTCGGGTCTCTCTTGATCTCAGTCCATCCGATGAAATACAGGTTTTATCAATAAAGTTATGCAGCAACAAGTGGAAGTTTGAAACTCTACTTAACATCAACAACATGTATTTTAAGTGTTATAGTTTCTCTGATGCTTCCACACATCAGTTCTGATCATCACACAGAAGCAGGCACATATTTCAAAGTGcacatatttttaaatctgctgTAACAGGAAGCTCAATGTGCTCGATGAAGACTGAGAGGTACAGAAAAAGCCAGTAAGAGAGCGTTGAGTTGACGCCACTGTGATACACTTATagtattttaatttcacagGAATGTAACGTGAGTATTCCGTGGGCGTGTGATGAATTCGTCTTCTTAAGGGCTTTGCTGCAGTGTGTCATGGCATCATGACCGCTTCCATAGGTTATTGTTGTAACAGTGGACGCTAAAAATATTAGGTCTGGTCCGTCTGTGGGCGTTATTCTCAGCGTGTCTCTGAGGAAGGGCCCACGAGTTTGGGTGATTCCCCCTCAGTTTTGTCgcatgaagaggaaaatgtgaGCTGTTCCAAAATAGATAATCAATGAGGTCAGCCACATTGCACCACATAGTGTTATAGATTACACTCTGTGATCACACTTGGTGTcactctgaacaaacacacgttGATCATAACTAATAATCACCTGGAGACAAACACGCAACAAAGTTATTCATCAAATAAGGGCAGAGGTTGAATTTTCCGTCAGAATGAACTCACAAATACAGCTCACAGCACGTCATCTTTTCCACAGTTACTGTGCGGAGCGTCCAAGaatatcatatttttgttaaatgattTTATGCTTTATGAGGTTAAAGGTCATATGTGGTGGAGGCGATAGGTCACCTGCTCAGGCACGACAAATGGAAACGAACTTGTTGCTAAATttggttaaaataataataatattaatgatataGTTATTATAATAGACAAGAAATTATAAATTAATATGTTGACGTTAGTTGTTTTGCCAGTGAACCaagtaaaataatgtaaaatgatgaTAGTACCAATgctaatgacaaagaaaacacgatgataatgataatagaatgataataacataataataagaGACCAATCAATTATGAagcattatatataataaaattcTATTCTCTTTAAGATTAATTAGATAATGGTTCTTTAAATGAACATAGGCATCCTATGTTATGTAAAAGAAAGTTTCCACATTGTAGAATATTGTATAACATATGGAGCAGATCAATATCGGCTGATAAAAtcagtgaaaaatgtcaataaactCGAACTTTAtgagttttattgtttttctgtggcCTGTTCACATCGTGGTTTTGTTGCTATAAGtaaaaaatgctgcagtgagTCAGTGGAACACAGGCGTCCAAATATGGCTCCGATAATTTGTCGTAAACTTATTCACAGATTACTTGCAAcgttttcaaatattttccattCGGCGATCCGGAAAGTTTCAACGCTCCTATGTCGGCTCAGGAAAGATGGACGAAAGAGTatcaatgaataaaaacacaacaaggaaATCAACTGAACACGTTGCGCAACTCTCagaaatcattttcttcttctgtaactCAAACTGTACCTGTGCCTTGTTGATTTATTAGGGAAATATAAATTGTTCCCACCTGCTGTTTGTTCACAAACCCAAACGTTACCAGTTATGAACCCGTATGAATAAGGAACATTTGAGTTTAATTGTTAAAGTGTATAAAAAAACCTACCTCATATGTCGACCACACGGAACAAACTCTGGGCATAAATAGAATAGTTGTTATTCACTTGTTcgttaatttgtcattttctttatctGCACAATATTAAATAAGGGAATGTGAGAGAGAATTGCCAAAAGGAATAATAAtgacaactttaaaaacaatgaatcacATACTGTTAAACATCTACGTAAATACAGATGGACAAAAAGAATGACGGATGATAATCACCCCGATGGGTTAAAGGAAAAGGGTTCAGGGTTGGTTTTAGCTTCTGTGTTGACAAATTAAGAAAGTGTATATGGAGAGACTTTAAAATTTTAGACCCTCTGCAAAGATTGACTGTATACTGTTTATTCATGACCTGGTATAATATTCTCCTTCTTGAAATCACAGAAACGGCTGCAAGATGAACTCTGGTTCGACTTCACATCAAATCAGAACATATTTGGACATGCCGACAGATTCCactgtcttctgtgtgtgtgtgtgtgtgtgtgtgtgtgtgtgtgtgtgagtgtttgtatcCTGTCTTGTCATCAGTGCAGCATCAGGTT
This window of the Scophthalmus maximus strain ysfricsl-2021 chromosome 21, ASM2237912v1, whole genome shotgun sequence genome carries:
- the msl2b gene encoding E3 ubiquitin-protein ligase MSL2b, which produces MNPVNATSLYVSASRSVLQCDPRDPRALAELCKLLPFFRQSLSCLVCGNLLQDPIAPTDSSCQHYVCRGCKGQRMQLKPSCSWCKDYSRFEENRQLSLLVHCYRKLCLYITQSPLAPHIASAAGDSPDLQAVLNEGLTLVESEPEVEDVSDSVGPSHAASTSDVFHPNEAPPSKELKGEELSTASVNGLHDCNGLVSSDSLQPITIETGSDVVKQESFAGEIPVCVSVTGTGEAGLCDISTFGDDLKHGGGPLLLSVEEVLRTLETDTDPDPTPEPDCPQSGLNGPHCPSGPVSSRLIPSHPPENSPRPLQSHPQPSLQPPPQPCTVVPRAPPRCHRKRSRSESDSEKVQPLPISSLLRGSPLGANSSPHHPNPGATTKQEPRFPAALPHPHLAPVPNGGPLKVGKAVLVSNKALKKTVEHHGAAKKAYTKARQGAPKPRAQPRDRVPPHPHAHPLTHPPSPSKPLYKKPVEKKGCKCGRATQNPSVLTCRGQRCPCYSNRKACLDCICRGCQNSYMANGEKKLEAFAVPEKALEQTRLTLGINLTSITAAALRGPATSSPGSALLNVATATGAPATAFLSGAGHDSRGFDDSLEMRFDC